A region from the Mya arenaria isolate MELC-2E11 chromosome 2, ASM2691426v1 genome encodes:
- the LOC128209345 gene encoding uncharacterized protein LOC128209345 — protein sequence MNRDTQTLILFDVDGTLTAARKVIEPVMAQFLQELRKKVKVGLVGGSDLVKIAEQMGGDDVIHHFDYVFAENGLVAYKDGVQIGQQNLLKHMGEEILQRVINFSLQYLSQLTLPAKRGTFIEFRSSMLNICPVGRSCSQAERDEFGIYDQEHKIREKFKAALQKEFAGCGLEFAIGGQISLDVYPTGWNKTFCLQFVEKDFNNIHFFGDKTFEGGNDHEIFEDPRTIGHSVTSPEDTRKQVTATMETEH from the exons atgaatCGTGACACGCAAACACTTATCCTGTTTGACGTTGATGGGACGTTAACAGCGGCGAGAAAG GTGATAGAGCCTGTGATGGCCCAGTTTCTGCAAGAGTTGAGGAAGAAGGTGAAAGTTGGGCTGGTGGGAGGGTCTGACCTCGTCAAGATTGCTGAACAGATGGGCGGAGATGATG TGATACACCACTTTGACTATGTGTTTGCTGAAAATGGTCTGGTTGCATATAAAGATGGTGTGCAGATAGGACAACAG aatttattgaaacatatgGGAGAGGAGATTCTACAGAGAGTGATTAATTTCTCTCTCCAGTACTTGTCACAGCTGACATTGCCAGCGAAGAG GGGTACATTTATAGAGTTCCGCAGCAGCATGCTGAACATCTGTCCTGTCGGTCGCAGTTGCTCCCAGGCTGAGAGGGACGAGTTTGGGATATACGATCAG GAGCACAAAATCCGTGAGAAGTTCAAGGCTGCCCTACAAAAAGAGTTTGCAGGTTGTGGACTGGAGTTTGCCATCGGTGGTCAGATAAGCCTTGATGTTTACCCCACAGGATGGAACAAAACATTCTGTCTACAATTTGTGGAAAAAGATTTCAACAACATCCACTTTTTCGGGGATAAAACATTTGAG GGAGGCAATGACCATGAAATCTTTGAGGACCCAAGAACCATAGGACATTCAGTAACGAGCCCTGAGGACACGAGGAAGCAGGTGACCGCTACCATGGAAACCGAACATTAA